In the Fretibacterium sp. OH1220_COT-178 genome, CGAGGGATGCGTTTCTTTCGGCCGGCCGGGAGGCGCGGCCATCCGAGTCGTGATTAAGGAGATGGTAGGGGTGAACGATCGTCTGCCCATTCTGGATCTGTCCCGCGCCCACGCGGAGATCCGGGACGAGGTGCGTGGGGCTCTCGAGCGCGTCTTCGACGCTCAATCCTTCATTCTGGGGCGCGAGGTCCGGACGTTCGAGGAACATGTGGAGAGCTACCTGGAGATTCCCGACGGTTCGGCCGTCGGCTGTGCCTCGGGGACGGACGCCCTGCTCCTGGCCCTCATGGCCTTGGACGTCGGGCCCGGAGACGAGGTCGTCACCACCCCCTACAGCTTCTTCGCCACGGCCGCCGCCGTCGTGCGCCTGGGGGCGACCCCGGTTTTTGCGGACATCGATCCCGCGACCTACAATATCGACCTGAACGACGTCGAGCGCAGGATGACCCCGCGGACCAAGGTGTTTCTGCCCGTCCATCTGTTCGGGCAGACCGTGCCGATCGAGGGGATCGCGGAGCTCTGCGCCGAGCGGGGCGTGGCGATCGTCGAGGACGCCGCCCAGGCCTTCGGGGCCTGGCGCCGCGTCGGGGACCGGATCGAGCGGGCCGGCGCCATGGGGGACGTGGGGTGCTTCTCCTTCTTCCCCACGAAGAACCTGGGCG is a window encoding:
- a CDS encoding DegT/DnrJ/EryC1/StrS family aminotransferase, with product MVGVNDRLPILDLSRAHAEIRDEVRGALERVFDAQSFILGREVRTFEEHVESYLEIPDGSAVGCASGTDALLLALMALDVGPGDEVVTTPYSFFATAAAVVRLGATPVFADIDPATYNIDLNDVERRMTPRTKVFLPVHLFGQTVPIEGIAELCAERGVAIVEDAAQAFGAWRRVGDRIERAGAMGDVGCFSFFPTKNLGGCGDGGMVAARDAGRAGRMRRLRVHGEGSTYFHEEVGLNSRLDALQAAVLDVKLPYLERWNSERRLIADRYRMFFESRGLTDRVTLPEELEGNHHIYHQYVVRVTERDGLMAHLEGQGIGARVYYPLPLHLQPCFAFLGGRPGDFPEAERLSREALALPVFPGLRAEEQERLVDAVEAFLG